The Arachis duranensis cultivar V14167 chromosome 9, aradu.V14167.gnm2.J7QH, whole genome shotgun sequence genomic sequence TCTTGATATCTTCAGCCTTCAATAAATTCATTCTCCCTTGATATCTTTAGCCTTTAATATTGTAAAATATGAACCGACCATATTAAATGGACATCCATCATACTTATCACAACATGTATGACTAATTAATTGGTGTGCTAAGTTTTTGGTCTACCACCGAAGCATCAAGCTATTTTGTCACTAATTAGAAACATTGACtcaattttaaatctttttcactCTCAGCAAACATTAGACTCAACACTTGGTTAAGAGAGATAAAACatacattattaatattttaaaattatttcatttGAAATTAACGCACAACATAATACTAAGTTGTCACGGTAAATTTTAGAAGGTTAGATTTAACAGTATTTGTATAATTTTCTAGAGTATTGGAGAATGCTCTAGATGGTTCTGGAACGTTCTAGAATGTCATAGAAGGTCCCGGAATACcctagaaggttctagaagaTCCTAGAAGGTCATAGAgtattctagaagagtgtgGGTGTATATAGGAGTATGAAGAATAGTATGGAAGAATCTAGAAGTATTTAGAAAGTTGTAgtaggatagatatttgtaaTGAAGGTTTTAGATAATTAATCTGGACCgtgattagatttaatcctaaccatACATTAaggaggtggatggctataaataggagGTGAAAGTTAGTGTGAGTCgtgtgtgaatcatttgtaaTAAACACTTGAGCAATAAAGTATTTTTTCCACCAAGCTTTatttctcttgtgttctcttgtgttcttagctttcttgctaagtattgagggttaagctgacttggtcttagctcaagaggttgagtaagtctgagtgccggcacggtagcgttggagtgtgtccaaggccgtgacaattttggtatcagagcctggTTCAAGAGGAAGCACAAGTGGTTTGTAGGTGTGGCTTCTAGTATCACCATGGAGCATGTTGAGTCTCAAAAGGGAGGGGATGCTATTCCTTCTTAATGGGAGGACAAGAAGGTCCGTTCTTCAAGTGAGCTTAGAGGTAAGGACTCTAACTTCTTAGAAGAGAGAGTTTCTATGTTGGAGAATATTCTATCTTCTATGGATGAGCACTTCCAAAAGATAGAACATGACAATGAGACCCTCGAGGCTCACATGTTAGGAAAACTAgatgctttcaaagaaagcatgcTCCAAATCGAAAAGAAACTTGAGAATTTCTTGAAAATATTTGAGGAAGTTCGAGTTTGGTTCGAGGAGGCAAAATCTCAACCAACCATTATAAGGGAGATGACAAAGATTGATCTCCCAAAGCCAAAGGAGTTCAAGGGCGTAAGGGACGCTCGAGAGGTGGAGAATTTTCTATGGCAAATGGAGAGGTACTTTGAAGGCCAAGGGGTGGTCGAAGAAGCAATAAAGGTACGCACTGCAGCTCTCTACCTTTCTGATAATGCTACTTTGTGGTGGAGGAGAAAGTGCGTAGATATAGAAAAGGGTACTTGCAACATATCCACATGGGAAGATTTCAAAAGAGAGTTGAAAAGACAATTTTTCCCCGAGAATGTGGTTTATGAAGCGAGAAAGAAGTTGAAGGAGTTGAAGCACAAGAGTACGATTAGAGACTACGTAAAGGAGTTCACTACTCTCACGCTTCAAATCCCCAACTTAGCATCAGAGGATgcattgttcttcttcattaatGGACTCCAACCTTGGGCAAAGCAAGAACTACAAAGAAGGAATATTAAGGATGTCGATGAGGTCATCGTGGTGGCCGAATCACTTACTGAGTATCATAGGGAGGACTCTAAACCCAAGTCTTCCTCCAAGCCTAGTTCTACTAAAGGTGGAGGAGACAAGGGGAAGAGTTTCTCaaccaagaaagaagaaaaatactcTTCAAAGCTAGGGACTGTCCAAATGAAGGACTGTCCCAAGCTAGGGACTCTGACATCTATCGCCAATGAACGAGAGGCCCAAACTCAAGTAAATGAGTGTGTTGGATCTATCCAACTCATGAATGCTGTGAAGAGCAAAGAGGCAAGCACTGCAGAAAAGAAAGGCCTGATGTATGTCAAAGCCTTTATCAATGAAAATATAATACCTATGCCATACTATGACATGGTATGCTTCATGGAGAAAGGGTCTCCATGCATGGTCCCTACAGTCTCTAAAGCTGGAGGACCACCGATGTTCTCTGTTATGCAACTCAAGAAAGGGTTTAAGAAAGGAGAGATTATATATTTGACTCTATTACAAGATGAGTCAACATCTGAAAGAGAAGACGTTCCACCTGAAATCAAGAAAGTccttgaagaaaataaagatatgatGCCTCTCGAGTTCCCAAAATAATTACCACCTAGGAGGAAGGTCAACCACAAGATTGAATTGGAGTCAGGAGCAAAGCCGCCTACCTCAACACCTTATAGGATGGCATCGCCAGAACTTGAGGAGTTGAAGAAGCAACTCAAGGATTTGCTAGATGCTGGATTTATCCGTCCATCGAAGGCACCTTATGGCGCACCAGTCTTGTTCCAAAAGAAGCATGATGGTTTGTTGAAACTATGCATCGACTATCGAGCACTTAACAAGATAACCATCAAGAACAAATACCTTATTCCTTTGATAGCCGATTTGTTTGATCAACTTAGTAGAGCCAAGTGGTTCTCAAAGCTGGATTTAAGGTTATGATATCACCAAGTGAGGATTGCTGATGGTGATGAGCCTAAGACCACATGTGTCACGAGGTATGGATCGTATGAGTGGTTGGTAATGCCTTTTGGCTTGACCAATGCTCCTGCGACCTTCTGTACCTTGATGAATGAGATCTTTCAACCTTACCTTGATCGGTTTGTAGTGGTCTACTTGGATGATATTGTTGTCTATAGCAATACTTTGGAGGAACATGTAGAACACTTACGAACCATGTTTAAGATCTTGCGAGAGAATAACCTATATgtgaagaaggaaaagtgtTCCTTTGCAAGGGACAAAGTCCACTTCTTGGGACACATCATTAAAGATGGAACTCTCTGCATGGATCAAGGAAAGGTGAAGGCTATCAAAGAATGGAAGCCGCCAAATAAGGTATCTGAATTGAGGTCATTCCTTGGGTTGGCTAATTACTATCGAAGGTTTATTAAGGGATACTCCGCCAAGGCGGCACCATTAACTGATCTTCTCAAGAAAAATCACTCTTGGGAATGgtcaaaggagtgtcaaaaggCCTTTGATGAGTTGAAGGCTGCTATCACAGAAGGGCCAGTACTAGCACTACCTGACTACTTAAAGGTGTTTGAAGTCCACACTGATGCTTCTGACTACGCTATTGGAGGGGTTCTAATACTAGAAGGACATCCTATTGCCTTTGAGAGCCGCAAGTTGAATGATAAAAAGAGGCGATATACTgtccaagagaaggagatgaccGTGGTGGTGCATTGTCTGAGAACTTGGTGTCACTACTTGCTTGGTTCACACTTCATCGTCAAGATAGACAATGTGGCTACAAGCTACTTCCAAACTCAGAAGAAGTTAAGCCCCAAACAAGCTAGGTGGCAAGATTTCTTAGCtgagtttgattttgaatttgaatacaAGCCTGGCAAGACTAATGTGGTAGCAGATGCGCTAAGCCGCAAGGTTGAGATGGCAGCCATTTTCATGGTCGAAGGAGATATTGTGCATACCATCAAAGAAGGGTTGCATCATGATCCATTAGCCAAGAAGTTGGTGGAATTACCTAGAGAAGGTAAGACCAAAAGATTTTGGCTAGAATATGACCTTCTATATACTAAAGGGAGAAGATTATACATCCCTAAATAGAAAATTCtaagaagaaaattaataagagaatGCCACGATACCAAGTGGGTTGGTCATCAAGGTCAGCAAAGGACCTTGGCACTCATTGAGTCTTCTTATTATTGGCCTCAAATGAGAGATGAAATAGAAAGCTATGTGAAGACTTGACTTGTGTGCCAACAaaataagattgaaaacaagacACCAAGTAGGTTGTTGGTACCTCTGCCTCCATCAGAGCGACCGTGGAAAAGTGTCTCTCTAAATTTCATCTCTGCCTTATCGAAGTCCGAGGGGTTTGGATCTATTCTCGTGGTAGTGAATCGATTTTCGAAGTATGTTACTTTTATACCTGCCCCTACTGACTACACTGCAGAGTAAGCAACACGACTATTCTTCGAGAATGTGGTGAAATATTGGGGATTGCCTAAGAGCATCATTAGTGATCGAGATCCACGCTTCACAGGACGACTATGGACAGAGTTGTTCAAACTCTTTGCGTCGGAGCTTCATTTCTCAACAAGCTTCCATCCTCAAACTGATGGGCAGACTGAGAGAGTAAATGCCTTACTTGAGTGTTACTTGAGGCATTTTGTAAGCGCTAATTAGAAGGACTGGACAAAACTCCTCTACATTGTTCAGTTCTCATACAATTTGCAAAGAAGCGAGTCCACAGAGAAGAGCCCATTCGAGATTGTGACTGGACAACAGCCGCTTACACCTcactctttttcttcctcttactcaGGGAAGAGCCCCGGAGCTTATCGTATGATTAAGTCATGGGAAGAACAAGCAGATGTTACTCGTTCTTACCTCGACAAAGCTGCCAAGAGGATGAAGAAATGGACAGATAAAAAGAGGAGgcatgcaagctatcaagtGGGAGACAATGTAATGATCAAACTTCTTCCACAACAATTCAAAGCCTTTCGCAAAGTTTATAAGGGTTTAATCCGCAAATACGAAGGGTCATTTGAGATCATTGGACGTGTTGGGGAAGTTGCTTACAAAGTACAACTCCTTCCCTCTATGAAGATCCACCCGGTCTTCCATGTGAGTATGCTTAAACCATATCATGAAGACCAACATGAACCGAGTAGAGGTGACTCGAGTCATGCTCCGCCTGTGGTGATTAGATCCTTCGATAAAGAAATCGAAGAGATCTTAGCTAATCGCGTCGTGCGACGAAGAGGGGTACCACCAAGTATCCAATATTTGATCAAATGGAAAGGGCTCCCGATAACTGAAGCTAGTTGGGAAGCTCGTGAAGATCTGTGACAATTTCAAGAACACCTAAAGCGCCATCATGAACAGAATGCAACGAGGACGCTCGCGCATTAGGTTGGGGAGAATGTCACGATAAATTTTAGAAGGTTAGATTTAACAATGTTTGTATAATTTTCTAGAGTATTTGAGAATGCTCTTGATGGTTCCGGAACGTTCTAAAATGTCCTAGAAGGTCTCAGAAtatcctagaaaattctagaagaCTCTGGAAGGTCAGAgtattctagaagagtgtgGGTGTATATAGGAGTATGAAGAGTAGTATGGAAGAATATAGAAATAGTTAAAAAGTTGTAgtaggatagatatttgtaaTGAAGAATCTAGATAATTAATTTGAACCAttgattaaatttaatcatAACCATCCATTAAAGAGGTGAATGGCTATAAATAGGAGGTGAGAGTTAGTGTGAGTCAtgtgtgaatcatttgtaacaaacacttgagcaataaagtgttcttttcACCAAGCTTgtgttctcttgtgttcttaacTTTCTTGCTAAATATTGAGGGTTAGGCTAACTTGGTCTTATCTCAAGAAGTTGAGTAAGTTCGAGTGCCAACATAGTAGCATTAGAGTGTGTCCAAAGTCGTAACAAAGTGCTCAAAAGTGTTTCACTGGCAACCACAGgagaaaccaaaaaaataatcttaTAATCACAGGCCATAATTCTCTGAAACTAATTCTTTTAAAAACATCCACACACAACTTCAAACAAACCTGCTTCAAACTAGCTTATAAAAAGTGAATTTACCTATgaccaaaaaaggaaaaacaagtgAATTTCCCAGCACTACCATTTCAGCATTGAACATTGTggctctttttctctctctctttttttttttaaatctagcatcgttctttatcttataaaAATCAAACATTGAACAGTATCGTTTAatttaataacttaaaaggTCACAATAATAAAACACTACTCCGAAATTCGCCTACATAGTTGCCTACACCGTTAGTGTGTGTATAACGTAAACTTTCACAACCCTCTGTAATAGGAACATACAAAGCTTAGTAAAACAGTAATGATGCGACCAACCTAAACATTTGATCATATCATACATCTAACGGAGCAAAGGGCATTTAATTTTGTCTGGTGTGTGTAAATCAAAGATTCATCATGTCCTTGCTCCCACCAACGAAAATTATTACAATGGTAAATCAATAACGCCTTGTCCTCCTTTATCGTAAACACGGTGATGataatccgttaatctctgaAATTGAGCACTAGTATGGCCTGTATCGAGTAGGTCTTCTAAACCTTGGGACCCTTCTGCATGTTAAAATGATTTGATCAATCATATGACGTAATGTTCAACACTTTTATCacaaaaatttcagatttagaAAACTGAATAACACCAGAGTTATCATTAGATGTATTACTGTCGAGCGTCAAacacatttatttatttctcaGTAATATCAGGCTATAGATGTAAGTGCATGTTTGGGCGCCattattttgttcaaaaaagatcttttttcatgccattattttgttcaaaaaagatcttttttcaatgaaaaaagatctttttttattttttaatgtgtttggcaaatttctaatagtaaaagtaaaagcaccagtaaaataaaaaaaagatattttttgagaagctgtaatttacatctttttttaaaagatctttttttaagaaaaaaagatgtttttcatgtaataaataaacaaaaaagtacttttatattgttatacccaaacataattgatagataaaaagacctttttacatgagatatccaaacataaaattacttttacttctctataagatcttttaaaaaaagataacttgaAAAAAGACCTTTTCTTAGAAGCTCATCCAAACAAGCCCTAAAAGACCATTTCAACCGAAACGTACTTTCACTTTGTAAGTCACCAAAATGTACACAGCTCATGGAAGAACATACGAAAGAAGCAACAAATCAAAGGCATATTTTCTACATTCTTCAGTTTATGATTATAGCTTACCCATAACCATATGGTGGATAGAATGGAGCAGGCATGAAAGGCCTCCTGGATCGGAAACCCCCAGGTCGTCTTCCAAAATACTGTTTCATCCCAGGAACATTTGTACGCTTAGCAGACACCTGAACAGAAAAGCAGAATTCAAGAACAAGTATAATCAAATGGAAGGGGGAGGGGAAAAACTAAGTAAACTTGTACAAATTATCTGATAATGAAGACCTTCAGTTGTCGACCATGCAATTCTGATTCATTTAACAGGAGAGCATTCTGAACAGCATCTATCTCAACGAACTCTACATAAGCAAATCCTTTTGGCTGCCCAAATTTGTCTGTCAATATTGTAACTCTGTTCACAGTTCCACACGACTGAAAATGCTGTTGAACTTCTTCAGGTGTGCATGCATAGTCAACCTGAATCATAATTTGGAAACCATTTAATCATTATGAAATTCAGTTGGATGCTTACAATGTTATAATGAAACTAGATGCTTGATGAGAAACAATTCAACAAACTTGACTGTCAATACTCAAGGGGTGCAAGAGCTTGTCATAGTCATCAAAACACATCAATACGAATATGATATAGAACAGCAAGAGAATCAAGAAAATCTTTATACAACATACTAATATAGAAAGCTCCTTTTCATTTATTCCCCAGCTCTTCAATTCTTCACAATAGGACAAATGTACAAAAAATTTACCAAAAAGATGATGTAAAATAGCCAAGAGATTCCCATTCTCAACACAAACTCAAACATTGTCGAAATTGAAGAATCTATCAAAAGACCAAGCAGTAATatcataaaaaccaaatttCATGTTCGGTTTAGTTTATGGAATTCCAAAACTTTGAGCAAAAGCTAGAAGTGGATTGGGGCTACATAAACCTACATACAGCTAAAATGCTAAATCAGTTTACTTGTGCACAT encodes the following:
- the LOC107466564 gene encoding polyadenylate-binding protein 1 isoform X1; the protein is MDADADLQEHDDDHDNNHHASSHANKQDLEDMKKRLKEIEEEASALREMQAKVEKEMGAVQDSTGSSASQAEKEEVDSRSIYVGNVDYACTPEEVQQHFQSCGTVNRVTILTDKFGQPKGFAYVEFVEIDAVQNALLLNESELHGRQLKVSAKRTNVPGMKQYFGRRPGGFRSRRPFMPAPFYPPYGYGRVPRFRRPTRYRPY
- the LOC107466564 gene encoding polyadenylate-binding protein 1 isoform X2 yields the protein MDADADLQEHDDDHDNNHHASSHANKDLEDMKKRLKEIEEEASALREMQAKVEKEMGAVQDSTGSSASQAEKEEVDSRSIYVGNVDYACTPEEVQQHFQSCGTVNRVTILTDKFGQPKGFAYVEFVEIDAVQNALLLNESELHGRQLKVSAKRTNVPGMKQYFGRRPGGFRSRRPFMPAPFYPPYGYGRVPRFRRPTRYRPY